Proteins found in one Triticum aestivum cultivar Chinese Spring chromosome 4D, IWGSC CS RefSeq v2.1, whole genome shotgun sequence genomic segment:
- the LOC123095578 gene encoding uncharacterized protein — MSLACGLPLLECVYCLGCARWAWKRCVHSGHHDSATWGHAAAADFAPVPRMCRLVMANYAPPDLLAAPPLLLDPSNVVRRRTYADTGGRVTPYLVYLDHAHADIVLALRGLNLGRESDYALLLDNRLGKRRFDGGYVHNGLLRAAGWVLDKECDLLRDLLDRYPAYTLTFTGHSLGAGVAAMLTMVVVLNLDKLGKVERGRTRCYAMAPARCMSLNLAVRYADVINSVVLQDDFLPRTATPLEDIFKSILCLPCLLCLRCLKDTCIPEDAMLKDPRRLYAPGRIYHIVERKSFRCGRYPPVVKTAVPVDGRFEHVVLSCNATMDHAIVWIEREGQRALDLMLEKERAMAAPSNQQMERDENAVQREHVEEHKAALRRAATLSVSGMTSIYGTFDGGPRPERSESFPPPASLRQQPRVSWNDLIEQVFDKDEDGQIVLRSPSPPS; from the exons ATGTCGCTGGCGTGCGGGCTGCCGCTGCTGGAGTGTGTCTACTGCCTGGGGTGCGCGCGGTGGGCGTGGAAGCGGTGCGTCCACTCCGGCCACCACGACAGCGCCACCTggggccacgccgccgccgccgacttcgCGCCCGTGCCCCGCATGTGCCGCCTCGTCATGGCCAACTACGCCCCGCCcgacctcctcgccgccccgccgctcctCCTCGACCCCTCAAACGTCGTGCGCCGCCGCACCTACGCCGACACGGGGGGCCGCGTCACGCCCTACCTCGTCTACCTCGACCACGCGCACGCCGACATCGTGCTCGCGCTGCGCGGCCTCAACCTCGGCCGCGAGTCCGACTACGCGCTGCTCCTCGACAACCGCCTCGGCAAGCGCCGCTTCGACGGCGGCTACGTCCACAAcggcctcctccgcgccgccgggtGGGTGCTCGACAAGGAGTGCGACCTGCTCCGGGACCTCCTCGACCGGTACCCCGCCTACACGCTCACCTTCACGGGCCACTCCCTCGGCGCCGGCGTCGCCGCCATGCTCACCATGGTTGTGGTGCTGAACCTCGACAAGCTCGGCAAGGTCGAGAGGGGCCGCACCAGGTGCTACGCCATGGCCCCCGCCCGCTGTATGTCGCTCAACCTCGCCGTCCGATACGCCGACGTTATCAACTCCGTCGTGCTTCAG GATGATTTCCTGCCTCGTACGGCTACTCCTTTAGAAGATATTTTCAAGTCGATACTCTG TCTGCCATGTCTCCTATGTTTGAGATGTTTAAAGGACACTTGCATACCTGAAGATGCTATGTTAAAGGATCCAAGGAGGCTGTATGCACCAGGTCGGATATATCACATTGTGGAAAGGAAAAGTTTCAG GTGTGGAAGATATCCACCAGTGGTCAAAACAGCTGTGCCGGTAGATGGTAGATTTGAGCATGTTGTTCTTTCCTGTAACGCCACAATGGATCATGCCATTGTTTGGATCGAGCGGGAAGGCCAGAGAGCTCTGGAT CTGATGCTGGAGAAGGAGCGTGCGATGGCGGCACCATCGAACCAGCAGATGGAGCGGGACGAGAATGCGGTGCAGAGGGAGCACGTGGAGGAGCACAAGGCGGCGCTGCGCAGGGCCGCCACGCTGTCAGTATCGGGCATGACGTCGATCTACGGCACGTTCGATGGCGGCCCACGGCCCGAGAGGAGCGAGAGTTTCCCGCCACCAGCGTCGTTGAGGCAGCAGCCACGGGTGAGCTGGAACGACCTGATAGAGCAGGTGTTTGACAAGGATGAGGACGGCCAGATAGTGctgcgcagcccctcccctccttcCTGA